CTCGCCAAACTCGCTGGTACCGACCTCGCGATTGACCACCAGGTTCTCGATACGCACCCCCCACTGCCCCGGCCGGTAGGTCCCAGGCTCGATCGAGCTGATCATCCCCGGCTGCATGGCTGTCTGCGGCGTGGCGGCCGCCTGGTAGGCGATCACCTGCGGGCCTTCATGCACATTCATGAAGTAGCCGACACCGTGGCCGGTGCCATGCCCGTAATCGACCTGATCAGCCCAGATCGGCGCGCGGGCGATGGCATCGAGCAGCGGCGAGAGGATCCCACGCGGAAACCTGGCCCTGGACAGCGCGATCATGCCCTTGAGCACCCGCGAGCAATCCGCCTTCTGTTCGCGGCTCGGCTCGCCGATCGGCACCATTCGGGTGATATCGGTGGTTCCCCCTAGATACTGCCCACCTGAGTCGATCAACAGCAGGCCATTGCCCTCGATCACGGCATGGGACTGCTCGGTGGCGCGGTAGTGCGGCATGGCGCCATTGCCGTTGTAGGCCGCGATGGTGGAAAAACTCAGCGACACGAAACCCGGACGGCGGGCACGGGCCGCGCTGAGCTGATCGTCGATGGTCAGCTCGGTAATGCGTTGGGTCCCCAGATTCGTCTCAAGCCAGGCGAAGAATTCGCACAGTGCCGCGCCGTCCTGCTCCATAGCCTGACGGATATGGGCGAGATCCCCTTCACCCTTGCGCGACTTGCTCAAGGTCGTCGGATTGATGCCCTCGACCAGCCGCACCTGCTCATGCAGGTTATCCAGCAGCCCACGGGTGACCCGTGCCGGATCCAACAGCAGACTGGCCGTGGCCGGAATCGCCGACAGCGCGTCGCCGACCGCTACGTAGTCACGGACCTCGATACCATCGGCCGCCAATACCTGGCGCAGGTGCCCATCGACCTTGTCGCGCCCGACGAACAGGTACGCCTTGTCCTGGCTGACCAACGCGAAAGAGACGAACACGGGATTGTAGGAAACGTCGCTGCCACGCAGATTGAACAGCCAGGCGATATCGTCGAGCGTGGCGATGAAATGCCAGTCGGCGCCATTTTCCTGCAGGGTGCCCCGCAGCTCGGCAAGCTTTTGCGCACGATTGACGGTCGCATGGGGCGGCAGGTGCTGGTAAACCGGATTGCCCGGCAACGATGGCCGGTCGCTCCAGACCTCGGTCAGCAGATCGATATCCGTACGCAGCTTTGCGCCCCGCGCCTGCAGACGTTCGCTTAACTGACGGGCAGCGGCCACTGCCATGACCGCACCATCCACCGCCACGGTACCGTCGACCTCCGTACCCAACCACTCCAACGCGCCTGGCTGCCCGGGCCGCAGCTTCATGAGTTCGATGCCACTGCCGGCCAGCTCCTTGTTCGCCTGCTCCCAATAGCGGCTGTCAGCCCACAGCCCAGCGAAATCCGCCGTGACCACCAGCGTGCCCACCGACCCCTCGAAACCGGACAACCATTGCCGCCCCTGCCAATAACCAGGCAGGTACTCGGACAGATGCGGGTCGGCCGAGGGCACCAGCAGGGCAGCAACGCCCTCCCTGGCCATGGCCTCGCGCACGCGGGCAAGCCGCGCCGGTACGGATTCGTGAAGCGGGGACTGACTGTTCATGCGCACTCCTGCGGATAGGTGTCGACGGGTCCAGGCCGTCGATAATGAAACAGCTGGCGGGCGCCCGCAATCACCACGACCGTAACAAGGCATGCATTGCCCCAAGTGCCCTGCCGACCGTCGATCCTTCCTCCTGAACTAAACAGCCTGCGCGCCTTCACACCCCTTACACCCCCTGCGAACGCGAGGTTGGCCATGCCCCACTCCCGCGAACCGAAAAGCGCTGTCGTACTGCTCGATACCCGCGAGCACACACCCGAACACGAGCGGGCGACCCAACTGAGGATCGCCGAGTACCTGGCACGCCTGTTGGGCATCGAGCGCGTCGAGCCAACGCCTCTGCCCGACGCCGAAGCATGCTGTTACTACGTGCCGAGCGAAACCATAGTCGATCCGACGCGTCAGGCAATGCTCGGCATCCAGGACGAGAACGACCTTTTTGGCGGAGCCGTCAGTCATCCGCACCTCGCTACCAAGGCCATCTCCCACCCAGTGCCTGCCGACGCCAGCTTCCCGCCCGGCTGGACCGATGCGTTTGCACAGCAAGCCTGCGATGCCCTGCTCCGTGGCTATACGGTGTTTTCCAAGGGCGACGCCCGCCGGGCGGCCGAGCTGCTGCTGCGCGAGGGGCCGGTACGCATCAAGCCGGTGCTGGCCTGCGCCGGTCGGGGCCAGCAGGTCATCAGTGACGCCCAGGCCCTGGAACCGTTGCTGGAGGGCATGGACGAACAGACGTTGGCACTGTGGGGCCTGGTCCTGGAAGAAGACCTCGACGACGTCGAGACCTTCAGTGTCGGCCAAGTACGTGTGGCAGGGCTGACCCTGAGCTACCACGGTACCCAGCACCTGACCCGCGATCACGCAGGCAGCGAAGTGTACGGCGGCTCCGATCTGGTGCTCGTGCGTGGCGACTACCAGCAATTGCTGCAATTGCCGCTCGCGGATCACCTACGTCTGGCCATCACCCAGGCCATGGCCTACGAACAGGCCGCCGAACGTTACTTCCCCGGATTTATCGCTTCACGCCGCAACTACGACATCGCCCGTGGCCGCGACAGCCACGGCCATCTGCGCAGTGGCGTGCTCGAACAATCCTGGCGCCTGGGTGGCGCCAGTCCGGCCGAGGCCCTGGCATTGACGGCCTTTGCCGAGGATCCGGCGCTGCAGCGGCTATGCGCATCGACCCACGAGGTATTCGGCCGGGCGCGACTGCCCGCCGACGCCACACTGTTCTATCAGGGGCACGACAGTGAACTCGGACAACTCAGCAAATATGCACGGATACGCGACCATGACCATCGAGAGTGAAACCGTGGAACTGCACGTCGAAGGGGAAAGCATCGTCGGCACCCTGGTCAGCCCCGGCAGCCGCATGCCAGGGATCCTCTTCGTCCATGGCTGGGGCGGCAGCCAGCAGCGTGACCTGGCCCGCGCCCGGCAGATCACCGGGCTGGGCTGCGTGTGCATGACCTTCGACCTGCGCGGCCACGAAAAGACCGAGAGCCAGCGCCTAACCGTCACCCGCGAACAGAACCTGGCCGACCTGCTCGCCGCCTACGACCGGCTGGCCAGCCACCCGGCCGTCGACCCCGGCGCCATCGCCGTGATCGGTAGCAGCTACGGCGGCTACCTGGCCACCCTGCTCACCCCGCACCGCCCGGTGAAGTGGCTGGCGTTGAGGGTGCCGGCCCTGTACTGGGACGATGAATGGAACGCACCGAAGCAGGCCCTGGATCGCCAACGCCTGAACGCCTACCGTCTGCGCAGCCTCGGCCCGGCCGACAACCGCGCCCTGGCGGCCTGCGCCGAGTTCGGCGGCGACGTGCTGCTGGTGGAGTCCGAGCAAGATGACTACGTCCCCCACAGCACACTGATGAGCTACCGCTCGGCGTTCGTCAGTGCCCATTCGATGACCCACCGTCGGGTCGACGGCGCCGACCATGCGCTGTCCAGCGAGGAAAGCCAGAAGGCCTACAGCGCGATTCTCACAGCCTGGATCAGCGAGATGGTCATCGGCGCCCGCCTCGACCGCTACCCTCACTACGCACCCTGGTACGCCTGAGTGCTGCCCAGCTGGCAGTGCAGGCCGCCATCGGCCCCGCGCACCAGGCTGCGCAAGGTCTGATACGCAGCGAAGTTCACCCCGCGCGCCTGGTGCTCGCCCAGCAGGTCGAGGAAGGGTTCCTCGATGAAGCAGCCCGCGGCGGCTGCCCAAGCCTGACGTGACTGCCAGCGCAGGTGCTGCAGCACCCGGCGGCCATCGTCGCTGACCTGGATGCTGACGCTGAGCAAGCCGTCGCAGCGTTGTGCCAGGTGCTCGCTGCGCGTCACCAGCGCCTCGGCCAGCGCATCCTGGCGCAGCGGTGGCACGTCGTACTCGATCATCTGGGTGAACCACAGGGAATGGGTGTTGACCGCCATGACGCATCTCCTCGTTTCGGGCTCTTGCAGCAGATGGTCGTGGAGGGTAAAACCTCTAGCTAAGTCAAGGTCAAGGATTTTGTTGCCGATGAAGCCACCCTCCTCCCAGGAACGCCTGCTCAGCGTCGGCCAACTGGCCGCCCGCAGTGGGGTAGCCGTGACCGCCCTGCATTTCTACGAGACCAAGGGCCTGATCCACAGCACGCGCAACGCCGGCAATCAGCGGCGTTACCCGCGAGCCGTGCTACGGCGCGTGGCGGTAATCAAGATGGCCCAGCGCCTGGGCATTCCCCTGGCCGACATCGCCAGCGCCCTGGATACCCTGCCTTGCGACCACACGCCCACCGCCGACGACTGGCAGCGCCTCTCGGCGCGCTGGCGCGACGACCTGAGCCGGCGCATCGACGAGCTGGCGATGTTGCGTGACCAGCTCGATGGCTGCATCGGCTGTGGCTGCATGTCACTCAAGGAATGCCCGCTACGCAACCATCATGACCGCCTGGCCGATGAAGGGCCCGGGCCGCATCCGCCCAGCCACGCCTGAGGGTCAGCCGCCGATGGTCGAAAACCGCCGCCGGTAGTCGCTGGGGGTCATCCCGGTCAGGCGCTGGAACACTTTGCGAAAGGCACCAGGATCCTGGTAACCGACACCCCAAGCGATCTGATCGACGCTGCGCCGGGTGAACTCCAGCAACCGGCAGGCCCGCCCGACCCGCACCTGCTGCGCGTACTCGGTGGGGCGCAGGCCAGTGGCGGCGCGAAAGCGGCGCAGGAAGGTGCGTGGTTCCAACCCTGCGCAGCGTGCCATATCGGCCAGGCTGGCAGCCCGGGCCTCCTCCCCTTGCAACCAGTGCTGGACCCTCAACACTGCCTCGTCGCCATGCTCCAGGCGCGGCTGGAACAACGCTCCAGGCAAGGGCGTCGACGCGGGTTCGACCGACAGGTAGCGCGCAGTCTCATGCGCCAGGCCATGGCCGAGAAAACGCTCGATCAGGTGCAGGCCCAAGTCGGTCCAGGCCATCAGTCCGGCGGAAGTGACGATATCGCCGTCATCAAGCAACGGTTGGCTGCCTTGCACCCGCACCTTGGGGAAACGCTCGGTAAGGGCCTGGGCATAGTTCCAGTGGGTGCAGGCCGCCCGACCATCCAGCAGGCCACTACCGGCGACGAGAAACACACCGATACACACCGAGGCCAGCACGGTGCCCTGGCCGTGCATCTGGCAAAGCACGGCGCTATGCGCTTGGAGCACCTCGGCAGAAGGGGTCGCCGAAAGGCTCGGAGGAATCATCAGGGCCCGCAGCGCGTGGCCGCCCTGCGGCTGGCTGTCATGCACCACTTGCAGCAGCCCTGCCGCATCGAGCTGCCAATGCGTGACCCGCAGCACCGGCATTTCGTGGGCGCCCAATTGCGCCGCGACCCGGTTGGCCACCGCGAAGAGGTCGGTCAGGCCATGTATCGCCGCCGACTGCGCGCCGGGATAGATCAGCACGCCAATTTCCAGGCTGTCAGTTTTTGCCGTCATTGTGTCGCTCGCGCCCATCCTCAAGCCAATCGCCCAAGCCTATAACTATCGACAGTTCATCACTACTGCCGCAGGAGGCACCATGAGCAAGCGCGCCCTGATCATCATCGATATCCAGAACGACTACTTCCCCGGTGGCAAATGGGCCCTGGACGGTGCCGACGCGGCCGCCGACAACGCCGCCCGGCTATTGGCTGCGGCCCGCAAGCGTGGCGACCTGGTGGTGCATGTGCGCCATGAGTTCGAGAGCAGCGACGCGCCCTTCTTCGTACCAGGTTCTGCTGGCGCGCAGATTCACCCCAAGGTCGCACCGACAGCCAACGAAGCGGTGGTGCTCAAGCATCAGGTCAACAGTTTTCGCGGCACCGACCTCAAGGCCCTGCTCGATCGCCACGCCATCGAAGCGCTCACCCTCGCCGGCAGCATGAGCCACATGTGCATCGATGCCGCAACCCGCGCCGCCGCCGACCATGGCTACGCGGTCAGCGTGGCCCACGACGCCTGCGCCACCCTGGCGCTGGAGTTCGACGGCAAGCTGGTTCCAGCGGCCGATGTGCATGCCTCGGCGATGGCGGCACTGGCGTTCGCCTACGCCAACGTGGCCAGCACCGACGAGCTGCTGGCACGCTGAACGTTCAGATCACCACATTGCGCACGAAGCGCACTGGCTCCTCGCCGTCATTGCGATAGGCATAGCGGCG
This sequence is a window from Pseudomonas maumuensis. Protein-coding genes within it:
- a CDS encoding aminopeptidase P family protein; translated protein: MNSQSPLHESVPARLARVREAMAREGVAALLVPSADPHLSEYLPGYWQGRQWLSGFEGSVGTLVVTADFAGLWADSRYWEQANKELAGSGIELMKLRPGQPGALEWLGTEVDGTVAVDGAVMAVAAARQLSERLQARGAKLRTDIDLLTEVWSDRPSLPGNPVYQHLPPHATVNRAQKLAELRGTLQENGADWHFIATLDDIAWLFNLRGSDVSYNPVFVSFALVSQDKAYLFVGRDKVDGHLRQVLAADGIEVRDYVAVGDALSAIPATASLLLDPARVTRGLLDNLHEQVRLVEGINPTTLSKSRKGEGDLAHIRQAMEQDGAALCEFFAWLETNLGTQRITELTIDDQLSAARARRPGFVSLSFSTIAAYNGNGAMPHYRATEQSHAVIEGNGLLLIDSGGQYLGGTTDITRMVPIGEPSREQKADCSRVLKGMIALSRARFPRGILSPLLDAIARAPIWADQVDYGHGTGHGVGYFMNVHEGPQVIAYQAAATPQTAMQPGMISSIEPGTYRPGQWGVRIENLVVNREVGTSEFGEFLAFETLTLCPIDTRCLLVEALGSEDIAWLNNYHQIVRERLAPLLEGEALVWLEQRTAPL
- a CDS encoding DUF3182 family protein codes for the protein MPHSREPKSAVVLLDTREHTPEHERATQLRIAEYLARLLGIERVEPTPLPDAEACCYYVPSETIVDPTRQAMLGIQDENDLFGGAVSHPHLATKAISHPVPADASFPPGWTDAFAQQACDALLRGYTVFSKGDARRAAELLLREGPVRIKPVLACAGRGQQVISDAQALEPLLEGMDEQTLALWGLVLEEDLDDVETFSVGQVRVAGLTLSYHGTQHLTRDHAGSEVYGGSDLVLVRGDYQQLLQLPLADHLRLAITQAMAYEQAAERYFPGFIASRRNYDIARGRDSHGHLRSGVLEQSWRLGGASPAEALALTAFAEDPALQRLCASTHEVFGRARLPADATLFYQGHDSELGQLSKYARIRDHDHRE
- a CDS encoding alpha/beta hydrolase family protein gives rise to the protein MTIESETVELHVEGESIVGTLVSPGSRMPGILFVHGWGGSQQRDLARARQITGLGCVCMTFDLRGHEKTESQRLTVTREQNLADLLAAYDRLASHPAVDPGAIAVIGSSYGGYLATLLTPHRPVKWLALRVPALYWDDEWNAPKQALDRQRLNAYRLRSLGPADNRALAACAEFGGDVLLVESEQDDYVPHSTLMSYRSAFVSAHSMTHRRVDGADHALSSEESQKAYSAILTAWISEMVIGARLDRYPHYAPWYA
- a CDS encoding antibiotic biosynthesis monooxygenase; this translates as MAVNTHSLWFTQMIEYDVPPLRQDALAEALVTRSEHLAQRCDGLLSVSIQVSDDGRRVLQHLRWQSRQAWAAAAGCFIEEPFLDLLGEHQARGVNFAAYQTLRSLVRGADGGLHCQLGSTQAYQGA
- the soxR gene encoding redox-sensitive transcriptional activator SoxR; translated protein: MKPPSSQERLLSVGQLAARSGVAVTALHFYETKGLIHSTRNAGNQRRYPRAVLRRVAVIKMAQRLGIPLADIASALDTLPCDHTPTADDWQRLSARWRDDLSRRIDELAMLRDQLDGCIGCGCMSLKECPLRNHHDRLADEGPGPHPPSHA
- a CDS encoding GlxA family transcriptional regulator → MTAKTDSLEIGVLIYPGAQSAAIHGLTDLFAVANRVAAQLGAHEMPVLRVTHWQLDAAGLLQVVHDSQPQGGHALRALMIPPSLSATPSAEVLQAHSAVLCQMHGQGTVLASVCIGVFLVAGSGLLDGRAACTHWNYAQALTERFPKVRVQGSQPLLDDGDIVTSAGLMAWTDLGLHLIERFLGHGLAHETARYLSVEPASTPLPGALFQPRLEHGDEAVLRVQHWLQGEEARAASLADMARCAGLEPRTFLRRFRAATGLRPTEYAQQVRVGRACRLLEFTRRSVDQIAWGVGYQDPGAFRKVFQRLTGMTPSDYRRRFSTIGG
- a CDS encoding cysteine hydrolase family protein produces the protein MSKRALIIIDIQNDYFPGGKWALDGADAAADNAARLLAAARKRGDLVVHVRHEFESSDAPFFVPGSAGAQIHPKVAPTANEAVVLKHQVNSFRGTDLKALLDRHAIEALTLAGSMSHMCIDAATRAAADHGYAVSVAHDACATLALEFDGKLVPAADVHASAMAALAFAYANVASTDELLAR